Proteins co-encoded in one Cytobacillus sp. NJ13 genomic window:
- a CDS encoding ethanolamine ammonia-lyase reactivating factor EutA: MLKRYDAQKENIISAGIDIGTSTTKLVISRFSLMNMAGGTHMPRIEIIDKEVLYRSPIYRTPLLTASSIDIEAVERLVREEYISAGIEPADIKTGAVIITGETATKQNAEEMVHTLSDHAGDFLVATAGPDLEGIIAAKGSGAYELSKRTGKTVANVDIGGGTANAAVYRSGRLCGTCTLHIGGRLIEFADGNIKSISPPVQQILRQWGTDLKRGDSRNHPIIGKLTDYMAEVIGRMLRKDLHQPDLPLLLGHDPNWTEEIDYIMFSGGISECLYQFENADSSPAQYDDIGKQLAQSLQNCRELASFKWLEPDETVRATVLGAGTQTTEISGATIHAEGNELPIRNLPVYQIRFDHNLEKGLHQIQEAVKKAVEIYDPQKEGQNFALYLTALPYLGFRDIQELSSVLLKSLQAKPIPEQPLVVVLESDHAKVLGQTIKVQETMQSIVCIDQIKVEHGDYIDIGHLLQTNVVPVVIKTLTFHQ; the protein is encoded by the coding sequence ATGTTGAAGCGTTACGATGCACAAAAAGAGAATATTATCAGCGCAGGAATCGACATCGGAACGAGTACGACCAAACTCGTCATCAGCAGATTCTCTCTCATGAATATGGCTGGCGGAACCCATATGCCGCGAATCGAAATTATCGATAAGGAAGTGCTCTACCGGAGCCCGATTTACCGGACTCCTCTTCTGACTGCTTCATCTATTGATATTGAAGCTGTAGAGAGGCTTGTCAGAGAGGAGTATATATCTGCGGGAATCGAGCCGGCTGATATTAAAACAGGGGCTGTCATTATAACAGGAGAAACGGCAACAAAACAGAATGCCGAAGAAATGGTCCATACCTTATCTGACCATGCAGGAGATTTTCTTGTTGCAACAGCCGGCCCTGATTTAGAAGGAATCATTGCTGCAAAAGGATCAGGAGCTTATGAATTATCTAAAAGGACTGGAAAAACTGTGGCTAATGTTGATATTGGCGGAGGCACTGCCAATGCCGCAGTTTATCGTTCAGGAAGGCTATGCGGGACATGCACGCTGCATATCGGCGGCAGACTGATTGAATTTGCTGACGGCAATATAAAGAGTATTTCTCCTCCTGTTCAACAAATCCTTCGGCAATGGGGGACTGATTTAAAAAGAGGGGACAGCAGAAATCACCCTATCATCGGAAAACTGACAGACTACATGGCAGAAGTCATTGGCAGAATGCTTAGGAAAGATCTGCATCAACCTGATTTGCCTCTGCTTCTGGGACATGATCCAAATTGGACAGAGGAAATAGATTACATCATGTTTTCCGGCGGAATCAGTGAATGCCTGTACCAATTTGAAAACGCTGACTCCTCTCCTGCTCAATATGACGATATTGGAAAACAGCTGGCACAGTCATTACAAAATTGCCGTGAGCTGGCCTCCTTCAAATGGTTGGAACCGGATGAGACGGTCAGGGCAACAGTTCTCGGAGCAGGTACACAAACGACAGAAATCAGCGGGGCAACCATCCATGCTGAAGGCAATGAATTGCCAATTCGCAATTTGCCAGTCTATCAGATCCGATTTGATCACAATCTGGAAAAAGGTCTCCATCAGATTCAAGAAGCAGTAAAAAAGGCGGTGGAAATTTATGACCCCCAGAAGGAGGGACAAAATTTCGCCCTGTATTTAACGGCACTGCCATATTTGGGCTTTCGTGATATTCAGGAGTTATCTTCAGTCTTGCTGAAATCCTTACAAGCAAAGCCAATACCAGAACAGCCGCTTGTTGTCGTATTAGAAAGCGACCACGCAAAAGTCCTTGGCCAGACGATTAAAGTTCAGGAAACAATGCAAAGTATCGTATGCATCGACCAGATTAAGGTCGAACATGGCGATTACATAGATATCGGCCACCTGCTTCAAACCAATGTAGTACCTGTTGTCATTAAAACATTGACATTCCATCAGTAA